Proteins from a genomic interval of Paenibacillus sp. FSL H8-0048:
- a CDS encoding glycoside hydrolase family 28 protein produces the protein MTTIHDSAAYPIPELPQIPQHIFCITDYGAEAEGLLCTSAIQDTLDACAAAGGGTVIIPPGVWRTGPLTLHSRINLCAERGALVCFEPDYNLYPLLFSHYEGTAGWRCQAPLDGEDLSDVAITGEGIFDGSGEAWRPVKRFKRTELEWNSLLASGGALDEQGEIWWPSKEALAGEADVLQLKDNGETAMEAYLPARAYLRPALLSLRNCRRVLLEGPTFQNSPAWCLHPMGCEQVTIRHIQVRNPWFSQNGDGLDLESCTHALVEHCRFDVGDDAICLKSGKDEEGRRAGRACRYITIRHCTVYHGHGGVVIGSEMSGGVHAVRVNDCVFMGTDIGLRFKSTRGRGGVVEDILVENIQMSGIVHEAVSFHLFYAGVEGSEGYDEQEVPVTEETPQFRNITLRNMACHGAATALLVNGLPEMPLAALTVENFSAISRRGIILRHAAGLKLDRIRLQTQEEPQVQMHKCSDVELVRSGELAITEL, from the coding sequence ATGACAACAATACATGATTCCGCAGCTTATCCAATCCCGGAGCTGCCGCAGATTCCGCAGCACATTTTCTGTATTACAGACTATGGAGCAGAAGCTGAAGGACTGCTGTGTACGTCTGCTATACAGGATACCCTGGATGCCTGCGCTGCCGCAGGAGGAGGAACGGTGATCATCCCGCCGGGAGTCTGGCGCACCGGGCCGCTGACGCTGCACAGCCGGATCAATCTGTGTGCCGAGCGGGGGGCGCTTGTATGCTTTGAACCCGACTACAATCTATATCCGCTGCTGTTCTCCCATTACGAAGGGACTGCCGGCTGGCGCTGCCAGGCTCCGCTGGATGGGGAGGATCTGAGCGATGTAGCCATTACCGGTGAAGGTATCTTCGATGGCAGCGGTGAGGCCTGGCGTCCGGTGAAACGCTTCAAGCGGACGGAACTGGAGTGGAATAGCCTGCTTGCCTCCGGGGGAGCCTTGGATGAACAGGGTGAGATATGGTGGCCTTCCAAGGAAGCGCTTGCGGGAGAAGCTGATGTTCTGCAGCTGAAGGATAACGGTGAGACTGCAATGGAGGCCTATCTCCCTGCCCGTGCGTATCTGCGTCCTGCGCTGCTGAGCCTGCGGAATTGCCGGAGAGTGCTGCTGGAGGGGCCGACCTTTCAGAATTCTCCTGCCTGGTGTCTGCATCCCATGGGCTGTGAGCAGGTTACAATCAGACATATTCAGGTCCGTAATCCGTGGTTCTCCCAGAACGGGGACGGGCTGGATCTGGAGTCATGTACACATGCGCTGGTGGAGCATTGCAGGTTCGATGTAGGCGACGATGCCATCTGCCTGAAATCGGGCAAGGATGAGGAAGGCCGCCGGGCAGGAAGAGCCTGCAGGTACATTACGATCCGCCATTGTACGGTCTATCACGGACATGGCGGGGTAGTGATCGGCAGTGAAATGTCGGGCGGTGTGCATGCGGTCCGGGTGAACGACTGCGTATTCATGGGTACGGACATCGGGCTGCGCTTCAAGAGTACCCGGGGAAGAGGCGGCGTAGTAGAGGATATCCTGGTGGAAAATATTCAGATGTCAGGCATCGTCCATGAAGCGGTATCCTTCCACCTGTTCTATGCCGGGGTGGAGGGGTCTGAGGGCTATGACGAGCAAGAGGTTCCGGTCACGGAGGAGACTCCGCAGTTCCGTAACATCACGCTGCGGAATATGGCCTGCCACGGGGCGGCAACCGCGCTGCTCGTGAACGGGTTACCGGAAATGCCGCTTGCTGCGCTTACGGTGGAGAACTTCAGCGCCATAAGCAGGCGGGGCATCATCCTGCGCCATGCAGCAGGGCTGAAGCTGGACCGGATCAGGCTGCAGACGCAGGAGGAGCCGCAGGTACAGATGCATAAGTGCAGTGATGTGGAGCTTGTCCGTTCAGGAGAGCTGGCCATCACAGAGCTTTAA